A single window of Acidimicrobiia bacterium DNA harbors:
- the murC gene encoding UDP-N-acetylmuramate--L-alanine ligase: protein MAAEHDLDLRVPRTVHIVGLGGSIMSAFAAVLVRMGHQVSGSDLRDSRTLERLRALGVDARVGHDAANVSDDVDAVIASTAIAPSNPEVRRANELGVPVFSRADTQRAIAAMRRTVAVAGSHGKTTTSSMLALILREADWHPSFLIGGELNEVGTNASWDDGEWLVAEADESDGTFLEFASEAAIVTNVEPDHLTHWGDFPTLVAGFEHFLDKVPGPRVVSADDTVAAGLASQRRGEVVTFGFADDADYQIRDYAGNRSGSQFVLARREQPLGVVELPVPGRHNAKNAAAAAAMATEIGVPFEAVRGALGGFGGVARRFEFRGERDGVTFVDDYAHIPGEVAHMIDAAREGNWEHVIVVFQPHRYTRTAALWRDFGDAFVGADTVVLTDVYGFNETPQPGVSGRLILHAVLDAHPDQPVVYLPRRSDLVEHVPKLARSGDVVLTLGAGDLTTVPDEWLSPD from the coding sequence GTGGCCGCTGAGCACGACCTCGACCTCCGCGTACCGCGCACCGTGCACATCGTGGGCCTCGGCGGCAGCATCATGAGCGCGTTCGCGGCCGTGCTCGTGCGCATGGGGCACCAGGTCAGCGGCTCCGACCTGCGCGACTCGCGAACGCTCGAGCGCTTGCGTGCACTCGGCGTCGACGCGCGCGTCGGTCACGATGCCGCCAACGTTTCCGACGACGTCGATGCCGTCATCGCGTCCACCGCGATCGCGCCGTCGAATCCGGAGGTTCGGCGCGCAAACGAGCTCGGTGTGCCCGTCTTCAGCCGCGCCGACACGCAACGTGCGATCGCGGCGATGCGACGCACGGTCGCGGTCGCGGGGAGCCACGGCAAGACCACGACTTCCTCGATGCTCGCGCTGATCCTGCGCGAAGCCGACTGGCACCCGAGCTTCCTCATCGGCGGCGAGCTCAACGAGGTCGGCACGAACGCGTCGTGGGACGACGGCGAGTGGCTCGTCGCCGAGGCCGACGAGAGCGACGGGACGTTCCTCGAGTTCGCATCTGAGGCCGCGATCGTGACCAACGTCGAACCCGATCACCTCACGCATTGGGGCGACTTCCCCACGCTCGTCGCCGGGTTCGAGCACTTCCTCGACAAGGTCCCGGGGCCGCGGGTCGTGTCCGCCGACGATACCGTCGCCGCCGGCCTTGCGAGCCAACGGCGAGGTGAGGTCGTCACGTTCGGGTTCGCCGACGACGCCGACTACCAGATCCGCGACTACGCGGGGAATCGCAGCGGCTCGCAGTTCGTGCTCGCGCGGCGCGAACAACCGCTCGGTGTCGTCGAGCTCCCGGTGCCGGGCCGCCACAACGCGAAGAACGCCGCGGCCGCGGCCGCGATGGCGACGGAGATCGGTGTGCCCTTCGAGGCGGTGAGGGGGGCGTTGGGAGGCTTCGGCGGAGTGGCGCGCCGGTTCGAGTTCCGCGGGGAACGCGACGGCGTCACGTTCGTCGACGACTACGCGCACATTCCCGGCGAGGTCGCGCACATGATCGACGCGGCGCGCGAAGGCAACTGGGAGCACGTGATCGTCGTGTTCCAGCCGCATCGCTACACGCGGACCGCGGCATTGTGGCGCGACTTCGGCGATGCGTTTGTCGGTGCCGATACGGTCGTGCTCACCGACGTCTACGGGTTCAACGAGACCCCGCAACCCGGGGTGTCGGGCCGGCTGATCCTCCACGCGGTACTCGACGCGCATCCCGACCAGCCTGTGGTCTATCTTCCCCGGCGGTCCGACCTCGTCGAGCACGTCCCGAAGCTCGCCCGATCGGGCGACGTCGTGCTGACGCTCGGTGCCGGCGATCTCACGACCGTGCCCGACGAGTGGCTGAGCCCCGACTGA
- a CDS encoding UDP-N-acetylglucosamine--N-acetylmuramyl-(pentapeptide) pyrophosphoryl-undecaprenol N-acetylglucosamine transferase, with protein MSATFAIITGGGTGGHVYPALALADELVARGHPRESIRFVGAQRGLEVTAVPGAGYAIDVLPGRGLDRARTLDALRRNFRTTWDTLVAFVHAGGIVRRTRPAVVVGVGGYASLPALVAGRLHRIPAVVHEADAHPGLANRVAVRLGARPAVSLPGTPLRGAVVTGNPIRPEIVRVQRAPVAPPVVAVVGGSLGAQRINLATLALYDLWRMRNDVVIHHVTGARGYEECRERLTRLRARGDTLDYRLIRYEDHMEMLYANATVLVCRSGGMTAELAAVGMPSILVPLPGAPGDHQTRNAEVFARAGAGVMVPDSELDGARLRSELEAMLADPPRLRAMGEAARALGRTDATARFADLVEEVARGR; from the coding sequence GTGAGCGCGACCTTCGCGATCATCACGGGAGGGGGTACCGGCGGTCACGTGTACCCGGCGCTCGCGCTTGCCGACGAGCTCGTCGCACGCGGTCATCCCCGAGAGTCGATCCGCTTCGTCGGCGCGCAGCGCGGTCTCGAGGTCACCGCGGTACCCGGAGCGGGATACGCAATCGACGTGCTCCCAGGGAGGGGGCTCGATCGTGCGCGCACGCTCGACGCGCTCCGGCGCAACTTTCGCACCACGTGGGACACTCTCGTCGCCTTCGTCCACGCGGGGGGAATCGTGCGACGGACCCGGCCGGCGGTCGTGGTGGGGGTCGGCGGCTACGCGTCGCTCCCGGCCTTGGTCGCCGGGCGGCTGCACCGAATACCCGCGGTTGTCCACGAAGCCGATGCGCACCCAGGGCTGGCCAACCGCGTCGCGGTTCGTCTCGGGGCGCGGCCCGCGGTCTCGCTTCCTGGAACGCCGCTGCGCGGTGCGGTGGTCACCGGCAACCCGATCCGGCCCGAAATCGTCCGCGTGCAGCGGGCGCCGGTGGCGCCGCCCGTGGTCGCGGTCGTCGGGGGGAGCCTCGGTGCGCAACGGATCAACCTGGCCACGCTCGCGCTGTACGACCTCTGGCGCATGCGGAACGACGTCGTGATCCACCACGTCACGGGCGCCCGCGGCTACGAAGAGTGTCGGGAACGGCTCACACGGTTGCGCGCGCGCGGCGACACGCTCGACTACCGGCTCATCCGCTACGAGGACCACATGGAGATGCTGTACGCGAACGCAACGGTCCTCGTCTGCCGCTCCGGTGGCATGACCGCCGAGCTCGCGGCCGTGGGTATGCCGTCGATCCTGGTACCGCTGCCGGGCGCGCCGGGGGACCACCAGACGCGCAACGCCGAGGTGTTCGCAAGGGCGGGTGCAGGGGTGATGGTTCCCGACTCGGAGCTCGACGGCGCGCGCCTCCGTTCAGAGCTCGAGGCAATGCTCGCCGACCCGCCGCGATTGCGCGCGATGGGCGAGGCTGCGCGAGCGCTCGGCCGCACTGACGCCACCGCGCGCTTCGCCGATCTGGTCGAGGAGGTGGCTCGTGGCCGCTGA
- the ftsW gene encoding putative lipid II flippase FtsW — translation MRTSSKSTARVTKTAARSTTRTSSTATLLATTVAVLNLVGVVMVLSASSVASLTDYGSPWYFFLRQLLWTFVGIVAFVIAIRFDYHALRRFVRPLLIISGVLLVAVLIPGIGVHVAGSRRWVGADMFRFQPTELAKLALLLYAADLASRRARDIGDWRRVVRPVLVVLVGFGFLVMREPDLGSALVLALIVGTILVAAGTRPKHLAAIALVGVCTVTLLVIAEPYRRARLLTFLHPFADQSNAGYQISQSLIAIGSGGLTGVGLGAGRAKWNFLPNAHTDFIFAIIGEELGLLGSLLVIALFIAFATLGIRVALRAPDRFGALLAAGITMGIVGQAVINIGAVVGLLPITGIPLPFVSFGGTALVTTMFSAGILANVARQIRPAVRPR, via the coding sequence GTGCGCACGAGTTCGAAGAGCACCGCGCGCGTCACCAAGACAGCCGCCCGGTCGACCACGCGCACGTCGTCCACCGCGACGCTCCTCGCGACCACGGTGGCGGTGTTGAACCTCGTCGGAGTCGTGATGGTGCTCTCGGCATCCTCGGTCGCGTCGCTCACCGACTACGGGTCACCCTGGTACTTCTTCCTCCGCCAGCTCCTGTGGACGTTCGTCGGGATCGTGGCGTTCGTGATCGCGATTCGCTTCGACTACCACGCGTTGCGTCGCTTCGTACGCCCATTGCTGATCATCAGCGGCGTGCTGCTCGTCGCAGTGCTGATACCCGGCATCGGGGTACATGTCGCCGGTTCGCGTCGGTGGGTCGGGGCCGACATGTTCCGGTTCCAGCCAACCGAGCTCGCCAAGCTCGCCCTGCTCCTCTACGCGGCCGACCTCGCGAGCCGGCGCGCGCGCGACATCGGCGACTGGCGGCGCGTCGTGAGGCCCGTCCTGGTGGTACTCGTCGGGTTCGGCTTCCTGGTGATGCGCGAGCCCGACCTCGGGTCCGCGCTCGTGCTGGCGTTGATCGTCGGCACTATTCTCGTGGCCGCAGGCACGCGTCCGAAGCACCTCGCGGCGATCGCGCTCGTCGGCGTCTGCACGGTCACGCTCCTCGTCATCGCCGAACCGTACCGGCGGGCCCGGCTGCTCACGTTCCTGCACCCGTTCGCCGACCAGTCCAACGCGGGGTATCAGATCTCGCAGTCGCTCATCGCGATCGGCAGCGGCGGACTCACCGGTGTCGGTCTCGGCGCCGGCCGTGCCAAGTGGAACTTCCTGCCGAACGCCCACACCGACTTTATCTTTGCGATCATCGGCGAGGAGCTCGGGCTGCTCGGCAGTCTGCTCGTGATCGCGCTGTTCATCGCCTTCGCGACCCTCGGCATCCGGGTCGCGCTACGCGCACCCGACCGGTTCGGCGCACTTCTCGCCGCCGGCATCACGATGGGGATCGTCGGGCAAGCGGTCATCAACATCGGCGCGGTTGTCGGGCTGCTCCCGATCACGGGTATCCCGCTGCCGTTCGTGTCGTTCGGTGGCACCGCGCTGGTCACCACCATGTTCTCGGCAGGGATCCTTGCGAATGTCGCGCGGCAGATCCGACCCGCCGTCCGCCCACGGTGA
- the murD gene encoding UDP-N-acetylmuramoyl-L-alanine--D-glutamate ligase encodes MRVLVIGLGSTGDAVVQWAIGAHHEVVVVEDQPGGAQYRERVERAVAAGAELLELPDLEVMTARVAQVDLVIPSPGVRPDHPAIVAAVAAGVPVRSEVDVAVERLRARIPPPCLVAVTGTNGKSTVTTMIAAMCAESGLQSTAVGNIGRPIIDATDDDADVVVAEVSTFQLEFTTEAFAPDVAVLLNVAQDHMDWHDTVDAYAAAKARVFAHQRPDDVLVVNADDAIASHLARSAAARVVTYTRGEPSPGGYGVRDGALVGPEGVLAPVRASRAPHDVDNKLAAAAASLHAGANVGAVARTLATWTGLPHRVQLVADVGGVHYVDDSKATNGHAAASALAGFEHVVLIAGGRDRSRDLGALSQFAFKLRAVVAIGEAADTVEAVFDGLAPVEHASSMHDAVRTAAAHAQVGDTVLLSPGCASLDWYESYAARGDDFAHEVGLLAREAG; translated from the coding sequence ATGCGGGTGTTGGTGATCGGGCTCGGAAGCACGGGCGACGCAGTGGTGCAGTGGGCGATCGGCGCCCACCATGAGGTCGTCGTCGTGGAAGACCAACCCGGCGGCGCGCAGTACCGCGAGCGCGTAGAACGCGCAGTCGCCGCCGGCGCGGAGCTGCTCGAGCTTCCCGATTTGGAGGTGATGACGGCGCGCGTGGCCCAGGTCGACCTCGTGATCCCCAGTCCCGGCGTGCGTCCCGACCACCCCGCGATCGTGGCGGCGGTCGCGGCGGGTGTTCCGGTGCGGTCCGAGGTCGACGTGGCAGTCGAGCGGCTGCGCGCGCGCATCCCGCCACCGTGTCTGGTCGCGGTGACCGGGACCAACGGCAAGTCAACCGTCACCACGATGATCGCGGCTATGTGCGCGGAGTCGGGGCTCCAGAGCACGGCGGTCGGCAATATCGGCCGTCCGATCATCGATGCCACCGATGACGATGCCGACGTCGTCGTCGCCGAGGTGTCCACCTTCCAGCTCGAGTTCACGACCGAGGCATTCGCGCCCGACGTCGCGGTCCTGCTCAACGTCGCGCAGGATCACATGGACTGGCACGACACCGTCGACGCCTACGCAGCCGCGAAGGCCCGCGTGTTCGCGCACCAGCGCCCCGACGACGTCTTGGTCGTGAACGCGGACGATGCCATCGCGTCGCACCTCGCCCGGTCGGCAGCGGCGCGGGTCGTCACGTACACGCGGGGTGAACCCAGTCCGGGTGGGTACGGCGTGCGCGACGGTGCGCTCGTCGGGCCCGAGGGCGTGCTGGCGCCGGTACGCGCGTCGCGCGCCCCACACGACGTGGACAACAAGCTTGCTGCTGCCGCCGCCTCGCTCCACGCAGGTGCGAACGTCGGCGCGGTGGCGCGGACGCTCGCAACGTGGACGGGCCTCCCGCATCGTGTGCAGCTCGTCGCCGACGTGGGCGGCGTGCACTACGTCGACGACTCGAAAGCGACGAACGGGCACGCGGCAGCGAGCGCGCTCGCGGGATTCGAGCACGTCGTCCTGATCGCCGGCGGCCGCGACCGATCGCGCGATCTCGGCGCGCTCAGCCAATTCGCGTTCAAGCTCCGAGCGGTGGTGGCCATCGGCGAGGCGGCCGACACCGTCGAGGCGGTGTTCGACGGTCTGGCCCCTGTGGAGCACGCGAGCTCGATGCACGACGCGGTCCGCACGGCTGCGGCGCACGCACAGGTGGGCGACACGGTGCTGCTCTCACCCGGGTGCGCGTCGCTCGACTGGTACGAGAGCTACGCCGCGCGTGGTGACGACTTCGCCCACGAGGTGGGACTTCTTGCAAGAGAAGCAGGATGA
- the mraY gene encoding phospho-N-acetylmuramoyl-pentapeptide-transferase, which yields MIAMLVGMAVAFVLTILGTPLLIRILERNNIGQQIRDDGPFAHPHVHKAGTPTMGGIAIVGAVLVAYLVAHIRTEQLRFARAGITLMALIVGMAVVGFVDDYLGVRKARNLGLRKREKTAGQLVVAGGFALLALQYLSVSTHLSFTRSLDLDMGSGLWFVLAVAVIYSSTNGVNFADGVDGLAAGSAAMVFAAFVIITFWQFRHQNIYHVLPAASLDLAVISAALFGACAGFLWWNAAPAKVIMGDVGSLALGAAMGGLALLTHTILLLPILGGLYVVETLSVIAQVISFRIFHRRVLRMAPIHHHFEVGGWPEFTVIVRFWLFTALLVAVALGIFYADFINIPGAID from the coding sequence ATGATCGCGATGCTCGTCGGCATGGCCGTCGCGTTCGTGCTGACCATCCTGGGCACCCCCTTGTTGATCCGGATCCTGGAGCGGAACAACATCGGTCAGCAGATCCGTGACGACGGCCCCTTCGCGCACCCGCACGTGCACAAGGCGGGCACACCCACGATGGGTGGCATCGCGATCGTCGGCGCGGTGCTCGTCGCGTATCTCGTCGCGCACATCCGCACCGAGCAGCTCCGGTTCGCGCGGGCCGGCATCACACTGATGGCGTTGATCGTCGGCATGGCGGTCGTCGGGTTCGTCGACGACTACCTGGGCGTCCGGAAGGCGCGCAACCTGGGGCTGCGCAAGCGCGAAAAGACGGCGGGCCAACTCGTCGTTGCGGGCGGCTTCGCGCTGCTCGCGCTCCAGTACCTCAGCGTGTCGACCCACCTGTCGTTTACCCGATCGCTCGACCTGGACATGGGTTCAGGGCTGTGGTTCGTGCTCGCTGTCGCCGTGATCTACAGCAGCACGAACGGCGTGAACTTCGCCGACGGCGTCGACGGTCTCGCGGCCGGATCGGCGGCGATGGTGTTCGCCGCGTTCGTGATCATCACGTTCTGGCAGTTCCGCCATCAGAACATCTACCACGTGCTCCCCGCCGCGTCGCTCGACCTCGCGGTGATCTCGGCTGCGCTCTTCGGCGCGTGCGCGGGCTTCCTCTGGTGGAACGCGGCGCCCGCGAAGGTGATCATGGGCGACGTCGGCTCGCTCGCGCTCGGCGCGGCCATGGGCGGCCTCGCGCTGCTCACCCACACGATCCTCCTGCTCCCCATCCTCGGCGGCCTCTATGTAGTCGAGACGCTGAGCGTGATCGCGCAGGTGATCTCGTTCCGGATCTTCCACCGGCGTGTGTTGCGGATGGCGCCGATTCACCATCACTTCGAGGTGGGCGGGTGGCCCGAGTTCACCGTGATCGTGCGGTTCTGGCTCTTCACCGCGCTGCTGGTCGCCGTCGCGCTCGGCATCTTCTATGCCGACTTCATCAACATCCCGGGGGCGATCGACTGA
- the murF gene encoding UDP-N-acetylmuramoyl-tripeptide--D-alanyl-D-alanine ligase: MELTADSIAIVTGGSVIDGDPHARASSLANDSRTLEPGACFVALRAVRDGHDFVADAFARGATVAVVTRPVSVDPAPGSAAIVHVPDTFAALASLGNWARAQLPDAIVVGITGSTGKTSTKDLVAASLRQRFRVHATPGSFNAEIGLPITLLGAPPDTEALVLEMGARVPGDIAALCAISHPTIAVVTNVGLAHADLLGGRTGITREKGALLEALPPDGLAVLDADDAATPELAARTQAQVLRVAVNTGSKTGSNTGSNTGTDTGTDADVRAHSVALDDELRPSFTLESPWGSGRVCLSLRGAHQVVNATLAAGVALANHVPFDLLAAGLARVEPVDGRLKLLRTASGVIVLDDAYNANPASMAAALRALASMRVAGKRVAVLGEMRELGAQSNDEHAQLGRLAAEESVDLLVVVGTGATTLATAARERGLVDVIETPDAATALEELHERVGATDAVLVKGSRAVGLELVVRGLTRRAAAT; this comes from the coding sequence ATGGAGCTGACCGCCGACTCGATCGCGATCGTGACGGGGGGCTCGGTGATCGACGGCGACCCCCACGCGCGTGCGTCGTCGCTCGCGAACGACTCCCGTACCCTCGAACCGGGCGCGTGCTTCGTCGCGCTCAGAGCCGTTCGCGACGGCCACGACTTCGTCGCGGACGCGTTTGCGCGCGGCGCGACCGTGGCCGTCGTGACCCGGCCGGTCTCGGTCGACCCGGCTCCCGGCTCTGCCGCGATCGTGCACGTGCCCGATACGTTCGCTGCCCTGGCCTCGCTCGGCAACTGGGCGCGCGCGCAGCTTCCCGACGCGATCGTTGTCGGCATCACGGGCTCCACCGGGAAGACGAGTACGAAGGATCTCGTGGCGGCCTCGCTGCGTCAGCGGTTCCGCGTGCACGCGACGCCCGGGAGCTTCAACGCGGAGATCGGTCTGCCGATCACGCTTTTGGGTGCACCACCCGATACCGAGGCGCTCGTGCTCGAGATGGGAGCGCGGGTACCGGGCGACATCGCCGCGCTGTGCGCGATCTCGCACCCGACGATCGCGGTGGTGACCAACGTCGGCCTCGCGCACGCCGACCTCCTGGGTGGTCGCACCGGTATTACGCGCGAGAAGGGCGCGTTGCTCGAAGCGCTGCCGCCGGATGGTCTCGCGGTGCTCGACGCCGACGACGCTGCCACTCCGGAGCTCGCGGCGCGGACACAGGCGCAGGTCCTGCGCGTCGCGGTGAACACCGGCTCCAAGACCGGCTCCAACACCGGCTCCAACACTGGCACCGACACTGGCACCGACGCCGACGTCCGGGCCCACTCCGTCGCGCTCGACGACGAGCTCCGGCCCTCGTTCACCCTCGAGTCCCCGTGGGGATCGGGTCGCGTGTGCCTGTCGCTCCGCGGTGCGCACCAGGTCGTGAACGCGACGCTCGCGGCTGGGGTCGCGCTCGCGAACCACGTGCCGTTCGACTTGCTCGCCGCCGGTCTCGCCCGAGTCGAGCCGGTCGATGGCCGCCTGAAGCTGCTCCGGACCGCATCGGGCGTGATCGTCCTCGACGACGCGTACAACGCCAACCCGGCGTCGATGGCGGCTGCGCTGCGCGCCCTGGCGAGCATGCGTGTGGCGGGGAAGCGCGTCGCCGTCCTCGGAGAGATGCGCGAGCTCGGTGCGCAGAGCAACGACGAGCACGCGCAGCTGGGTCGCCTCGCAGCCGAGGAGTCCGTCGACCTCCTGGTTGTCGTGGGAACCGGCGCGACGACGCTCGCGACCGCGGCGCGCGAGCGCGGGCTCGTCGACGTGATCGAGACGCCCGACGCCGCGACCGCACTCGAGGAGTTGCACGAACGCGTGGGCGCCACCGACGCGGTCCTCGTCAAGGGCAGCCGTGCCGTCGGGCTCGAGCTCGTCGTGCGCGGCCTCACCAGAAGGGCGGCGGCGACATGA
- a CDS encoding UDP-N-acetylmuramoyl-L-alanyl-D-glutamate--2,6-diaminopimelate ligase produces the protein MDEEPRGRARVRWHELLAGLDVAERVNDADVEVGFITEDSRRVRPGTCFACRPGARFDGHDHAAQAVADGAVALLVERALPLAVPQARVRSVPKVLGPAAARLYGEPSRTVRCLGVTGTAGKSTTATLLESIARSAGEHTGLIGNDGVFVDGGALEVEKWGGTNMPQADQLQYLLALMRDDGVQTVAMEVTSRALDCGRVDATWFAAACFTNLSHEHLDDHGSMDAYFEAKLELFDPKRVGLVATNVDDPYGARVRDRAASLGIDVWTYALDDATADVGAADVVLGDRGATFTIVDRRTGTDTRADSPLIGRFNAANALGAAATALGVGFGLEAVAAGIGSAVVKGRAERVDAGQPFAVLVDYAHAPGELDAVLHAARALAHTPIGTSASTARRVVVVFGCGGDRDPSKRRLMGVAAGRGADFAVLTSDNPRSEDPQAIADAVLPGLREGEATIVVELDRRAAIRDAFYAARPGDVVVIAGKGPETGQTIADRTLPFDDRVVAREELGALGWS, from the coding sequence ATGGATGAAGAGCCGAGAGGACGCGCACGCGTGCGGTGGCACGAGCTGCTCGCCGGTCTCGACGTCGCGGAACGGGTGAACGACGCCGACGTCGAGGTCGGCTTCATCACCGAGGACAGCCGGCGCGTGCGCCCCGGCACGTGCTTCGCCTGTCGGCCCGGAGCGCGGTTCGACGGTCACGACCACGCGGCGCAGGCGGTGGCCGACGGCGCCGTCGCGCTCCTTGTCGAGCGCGCGCTCCCGCTCGCCGTCCCTCAGGCGCGGGTGCGGAGCGTGCCCAAGGTGCTCGGGCCCGCGGCGGCGCGCCTGTACGGCGAGCCGTCTCGCACGGTGCGCTGCCTGGGCGTCACGGGTACCGCGGGCAAGAGCACCACAGCAACGCTGCTCGAGTCGATCGCGCGCTCCGCCGGTGAGCACACCGGTCTCATCGGCAACGACGGCGTGTTCGTCGACGGCGGCGCGCTCGAGGTCGAGAAGTGGGGCGGCACGAACATGCCCCAGGCTGACCAGCTGCAATATCTCCTCGCGCTGATGCGCGATGACGGTGTGCAGACAGTCGCGATGGAGGTCACGTCGCGCGCGCTCGACTGCGGGCGCGTCGACGCCACGTGGTTTGCCGCCGCGTGCTTCACCAACCTCAGCCACGAGCATCTCGACGACCACGGCTCGATGGACGCGTACTTCGAGGCGAAGCTCGAGCTCTTCGACCCCAAGCGAGTCGGTCTCGTCGCGACCAACGTCGACGATCCGTACGGGGCGCGGGTACGCGATCGAGCCGCGAGCCTCGGGATCGATGTGTGGACGTATGCGCTCGACGACGCGACGGCCGACGTTGGCGCGGCCGATGTCGTGCTCGGTGATCGGGGTGCCACGTTCACGATCGTCGATCGCCGAACCGGTACCGACACCCGCGCCGACTCGCCGCTCATCGGTCGCTTCAACGCCGCCAACGCGCTCGGGGCGGCTGCCACTGCGCTCGGGGTCGGTTTCGGCCTCGAAGCGGTCGCGGCCGGTATCGGGTCGGCCGTGGTCAAGGGCCGGGCGGAGCGGGTCGACGCGGGTCAGCCCTTCGCGGTGCTCGTCGACTACGCGCATGCGCCCGGTGAGCTCGACGCGGTGCTGCACGCGGCACGCGCGCTCGCGCACACACCCATCGGCACGTCCGCGTCGACCGCGCGGCGGGTCGTCGTCGTCTTCGGCTGCGGTGGCGACCGCGACCCGTCGAAGCGCCGGCTCATGGGTGTGGCCGCGGGGCGCGGCGCCGACTTCGCGGTGCTCACGTCGGACAACCCGCGGTCGGAGGATCCGCAGGCGATTGCCGACGCGGTGCTCCCCGGGCTGCGCGAGGGCGAGGCAACGATCGTCGTCGAGCTCGATCGGCGCGCCGCGATCCGTGACGCGTTCTACGCGGCGCGCCCGGGCGACGTGGTTGTGATCGCGGGTAAGGGCCCGGAGACGGGCCAGACGATCGCCGATCGCACGCTCCCGTTCGACGACCGCGTCGTCGCGCGCGAGGAGCTCGGAGCACTCGGATGGAGCTGA
- a CDS encoding penicillin-binding protein 2, with product MTRSRRGTPLPPIRLRLTILLAVMTLAFVGIGARLVELQARDQTHLRSLGVGQRVRTVTLAAERGSIFDRNGVDLALSVPQTTIVADPSVIRQPGNYASKLAPVVVVDAQALQARLSDGNSRFAYVARKVDDATVARVKALHLTGLSYVPESKRFYPSGLLAAPVLGFVGTDNYGLGGLEAQYEKTIRGYPGEARVERDPQGNDIPGGGRILKPAERGKDIVLTIDQSVQANTEHVLTQQVEDAHAKGGLAIVADVLTGDILAMATVDGASDDRPAGPTPANEQNRPATIVYEPGSTNKVITMAGAIEEGLVTPDTVLEGIGGQVVVGGTTYSDVDSHPSTMTVAEILEHSSNVGTIKIASMLGKERFDHYLRAFGFGQATALGFPGEANYQLLPLDQYNDTSMGSMPIGNGIAVSAIQMLDVYMTIANGGMSRSPRLVEATVEADGEVHELPLLAPHRVISPTTASALTGMLELVVEGGTGVNAQVTGYRVAGKTGTARKPPYEHPPYRYVASFVGFAPANSPRLAAIVVLDEPIGNYFGGGVAAPAFAQIMQQALGAERVPPAP from the coding sequence GTGACCCGATCCCGGCGGGGTACGCCGCTCCCGCCGATCCGGCTTCGCCTCACGATTCTCCTGGCGGTGATGACGCTCGCCTTCGTGGGTATCGGCGCCCGGCTCGTCGAGCTCCAGGCGCGCGATCAGACGCATCTCCGTTCGCTCGGCGTCGGCCAGCGGGTGCGAACGGTCACGCTCGCAGCAGAGCGCGGCAGCATCTTCGACCGCAACGGAGTGGACCTCGCGCTGTCGGTGCCGCAGACGACGATCGTCGCCGATCCGTCCGTCATTCGCCAGCCCGGGAACTACGCCTCGAAGCTCGCGCCGGTCGTCGTCGTCGACGCGCAAGCGCTCCAGGCCCGGCTCTCCGACGGGAACAGCCGTTTCGCCTACGTCGCGCGCAAGGTGGACGACGCGACGGTCGCTCGAGTCAAAGCGCTGCACCTCACGGGTCTCTCCTACGTTCCGGAGTCGAAGCGCTTCTACCCGTCGGGCCTCCTCGCCGCACCCGTGCTGGGCTTCGTCGGCACCGACAACTACGGGCTCGGCGGCCTCGAGGCGCAGTACGAGAAGACGATACGCGGCTACCCCGGCGAGGCGCGAGTCGAGCGTGATCCGCAGGGCAACGACATCCCTGGTGGCGGGAGGATCCTGAAGCCGGCGGAGCGCGGGAAGGACATCGTCCTCACGATCGATCAGTCGGTGCAGGCGAACACCGAGCACGTGCTCACGCAGCAGGTCGAGGACGCGCACGCGAAGGGCGGCCTGGCGATCGTCGCCGACGTGTTGACGGGGGACATCCTCGCGATGGCCACGGTCGACGGCGCGAGCGACGACCGTCCCGCCGGCCCCACGCCGGCCAACGAGCAGAACCGGCCGGCGACGATCGTGTACGAGCCGGGGTCGACGAACAAGGTCATCACGATGGCGGGCGCCATCGAGGAAGGCCTCGTGACGCCGGACACTGTGCTCGAGGGCATCGGCGGCCAGGTCGTGGTCGGCGGCACGACTTATTCCGACGTCGACAGCCACCCGTCGACGATGACCGTTGCGGAGATCTTGGAACACTCTTCGAACGTCGGCACGATCAAGATCGCGAGCATGCTCGGCAAGGAACGCTTCGATCACTACCTACGCGCGTTCGGGTTCGGTCAGGCGACCGCGCTCGGCTTCCCGGGCGAGGCCAACTACCAACTGCTCCCGCTCGATCAGTACAACGACACGAGCATGGGCTCGATGCCGATCGGCAACGGCATCGCCGTCAGCGCGATCCAGATGCTCGACGTGTACATGACGATCGCGAACGGCGGCATGTCGCGCTCGCCGCGGCTGGTCGAGGCGACCGTCGAGGCCGACGGCGAAGTTCACGAGCTCCCGTTGCTGGCACCGCACCGCGTGATCTCGCCGACGACGGCGTCGGCGCTGACGGGGATGCTCGAGTTGGTGGTGGAAGGAGGCACCGGTGTCAACGCCCAGGTCACCGGTTATCGGGTCGCGGGCAAGACCGGAACCGCCCGCAAGCCTCCCTACGAGCACCCGCCGTACCGCTACGTCGCGTCGTTCGTCGGGTTCGCGCCCGCGAACTCGCCGCGCCTCGCGGCAATCGTGGTGCTCGACGAGCCCATCGGCAACTACTTCGGTGGCGGGGTCGCCGCGCCGGCGTTCGCACAGATCATGCAGCAGGCGCTGGGCGCGGAGCGCGTCCCGCCGGCGCCATGA